The DNA sequence cagttttatctATCTGCCATTATACATGCCAATACTGATAGATAGGTAATATCAATCAGTCGAGCTCGAAACGAAACCCCAAGGTTGCCCTATTGGACAGTGAACTGCTTCCTCTGCTTTTGGCTCCTGCCTTTAGGGGTCGCTACAGTGGCtgatctgcctccatctcacttCATCCCCAGGGTCCTCCTGTGACATCCCAACCCTCTGCATATCCACCTTGACTATATCCAttatatagtgtgtgtgtgatcattcTCTCTGTTCTTCCTACCTTGCATTTCCATATTTATTATGTTATGGAGTCCAATATATTCACTATCCCCCCTTTGCACATGTCCGGAGTATCTCAGCCTTACCTCTAACTTTTTTCCAAAGTGTTCAATctcagctgtccctctgatgtactcctttctgatattgctcatccataaatacataaaagagGTAGAGGGAAAATCCATGCAATATAAACTAATACACAATTTTTATTTCACTCCCTCTAAACTTCATAGTATGAGTGTAACGTCCAACGACCTATGTTGGACATGCAATCTAGACAAGCAAACATTAGCACATGCTACTTGGAAATATAAGCAGGTATAGAGCCCAGAAGTTCAGATATGGATAAATTTGATAATACCCTTATCACCAAAATTATGTGTATTGGTAGGCCAATCAGTCCCACCCACAACATCGAAATACAATTTTGTGGTGATAAAAGTAAGGACAATCACAGTTGCAAGAAGAATTCTTAGTGCATGAAAAGACACATCCTCCCCAAACTTCAAATATTGGACCAAAGTTATATTAGAAATTGTATCACATGGAAGAAAATTGTAAGGAGTCGATGATGATAATGACAACTTAGGCAGTTctttgtaataaaatgttattgacAATGTTGATGTTGCAGTTTGAAGATATAATTGCAGGTGTGAGTGTCAGTTCCTGCTTTTCTCTTCCTATCACTGTGTTCCTACAGTCATGTAGTTATAATCGGTGGATTTATTGAAAATTTTATAATGATGCTCTCTGGTCAAGTTTAATATaggaaatgcaaatttcaaTAACAGAAAGTAAAATacgaaaaaaaaacaaaacaataattatATGGTAATCTGTCCCACCTTATTTATAACATATGTGTTTAATCTAATATATAAAAAAGCTCtgaactaaaagaaaaatgttatttttatgttgCAAGTATTGATTAAAACagtgatattattattattattattattattattattattattattattattattattattattatcattattgagAAGTATGGTGTTATACTGTAGTGCATTGTTGTGCGGTCCCCACCCCCTCACTTCCCTCCTGTTAATCCTTCAGCAGCGGCGCACAGTAAAGAAGCAGCGGCGGAAGCTAACAAAGCACTACTTGGGCTTCATTTGAGTAGATTTTTAACTAATAACTTGGTGAGTTGGAAATATTTTCGAGAATCCTGTAgctgttatattttctaacacttaTTGTGGGTAATTATACTATTGTTCTGACTATAAATCTGTGTGTCTTCACCAATATTTCGCCTAGCCTAGCTAGTGAGCTAACGGACCGATAAAGTCATATAGACTTCCGTTATGCTAAGCTAAGTCTAGCTATCTAGCCTAGCAGGCTAAACCGGTACCGGTTTGTTACTGAAAAGAGAAGCAACAATTCCGGCTCAGCAGCTTGAAACAAACAACAAGCACAACCTGAGTGCATTATATCACACGTGTTGTACGCATTTACTGTAGCACCTCCGAGTAATATCGTAAACATTCAAATTGAGCttgcaggacacacacacatccggCTAAGCTAACGCTCGGTGATTAGCTAGCTTCAGTAAACACAACATCCTCCTAGACTAAATCTGGGTCAAACACCACTGCGGGGGTCCTAGTTATATTTTGCTGACATACATTTGCATGTTAATATGGCCAGTGTTCTTCTAGTGATGGAATAAATGTTTGACGAGATatgtatgtgtatttttttgttcGAGTTTGATGCCGGGGAGGGTCAGAAACACCGGAGCGGAAACGTAACATCACGGTAGAGGGCTTGACTGTATGAGTCTTAATTTGTAAGCCAGCTATGTCGCGATGGGCCCTTCACAGTATATCCAGTATGGCTGATCAGGGGACCATGAAAAGCCGTGATGGTGATGATATTGTCGCAGAAAGCTGCACAGTTAGCCTCGGTGTTATTTTGTTTGGACTTTGCCAGCACAGCTGAAGGTTGCTGGCAGTTCATCGTTTATCACAGGCATAGTGTTAGAAAGTTGGACAGTGCTTcagtgtaataaaataaaattacccACTCTGATATAGATGACGTTCACGTGTTTTAATCATTTTCTATCTCTTTTTCCTGAAGCTATGGCAGCAATCAGGAAAAAGCTGGTCATAGTGGGAGATGGAGCCTGTGGGAAGACCTGTTTGCTCATCGTGTTCAGTAAGGACCAGTTTCCAGAAGTCTACGTGCCCACAGTGTTTGAGAACTACGTTGCTGACATTGAAGTCGACAGCAAACAGGTAAACAGTATTTATTTCTTCCCAGAATCAGTGTTTTGTAACTGGAGGACTCTAGTGGCTGCACTCATGTAATGCTAAACCTATAGACCAGGGTGGGCAGTTAATTTTCACAGGAGACCTACGTGTTAGATCTAGTCTAACCTGCACGAGTTTGAATTATTGAGCAGATTGAGTTCAGCTTATTGGCAAAATTAATTGTCTGACCTGCCCACCTGCTATCGACTGTGCACTGCTCAAAGATATTTCAGCTTCTAAACACTTTTGGCAGGTCGAGTTAGCACTCTGGGATACAGCAGGTCAAGAGGACTATGACAGACTGCGCCCGCTCTCCTATCCAGACACTGATGTCATTCTCATGTGTTTCTCCATTGACAGCCCTGACAGTCTTGGTAAGTAAAAACAGAGGAGACTCAGCAATGTTGcagcacatttttaattttaaattattatgaCTAAACCACCAAAGGCTTtgtgggaggggaaaaaagactaTTAAAAATGGGAGGGGATAGCTCAGTAGTTAGAGCGTTTGCCCCATGATCAGAAAGTCGGGGGTtcaaatcaaattcaaattcaaaccGAACGACTACCCTGAGAAAGGTACCATCCCTGCACACTACTGCCCGGGCGCTGGATTGATAGCTGCCCACTGCtttactgagtgaatgggtgcagagagtaattattaaagtatacaaaaaaaaaggtttacagAAGGCTGTCCTTGAGTTAAAAGCTCTGGAGCTCGTTTTGAAATCTGAAACTCTTATGTGGGCCACTTCCTTGTGTTTTCATTGGTGGTTAAAGGTGATTTTTGAACACCTCCTAGTTACTTCTAACACCTAGTTACCCCAACTCTATTTAAGGTCTTTGCCTTGTGTAGTACATAAAAGACAAATTCAGGATTCAAATATTGGCCTGAAAATTCAGAGTAAAATGTTCTTTACTtcccatttgtttgttttatctgatcagcttctcttttaaatctaaatgtttaaatacaagggtttccattaaaaaaaactgtatcaGAAAAAATAAGATGGTAATACAGAAGAGGCAGGAGTTATGCACTATATTATTACTATATACATGTAGTGCCTGCGTTTTGAACCAGTACCAGGGTAAGAAGGAGTATtgactataatgtcacagtaATCTTGCCAGGAATAAGACGAAGTGTACTAGAGGCTACAGGCTTATAGCTGCTCCCTCATCCACATGGGGTTACCACATGGGTTGTcccgcatgtttgatttggcagattcaccggatgcccttcctgatgaatgtgtaaaccataacactatggagccactattttttttaaatatatgtatatatttattgtaAATAATGGCTTGAGCACTTGCAGTGCCATTggtaatgagaaaaaagagtTCACTGTAAACAGACCCGATGGAAATTCTTGAGATTTGGTCATAGCTTGAATAATCTAATATTAAGAATCAGAAACATAGAAAACAGCTGCTGGGCACGGAGTCATGTTATGACTGTCTCCCACCATGAGTCTCAGTTTGCTCTCCTCTGTACATCACAGAGGACGCACATTTATCATGTGATCTGTACCATTACAACACACCTTGTCCTCAAGTTTCTCCATCTAAAGTATCTGCTCTTCTGGATTCAAGTCCACACCACCTTATCTCGCATACAGTCCAGAGCTGCAACTTTTACAAGTTAAAAGAAAAGTCACTAGCAGTGATTTTAAGTTAAGACAAATAATCGTTTAATTTCTGCTTGCTGCCAAATGtcagcattttatttatttttgcattgtttgcACAGCAAAACATGTTAAATGACATCCTCTTAGCCTATAGGAGTCTGTGATCATTAGTGTTTTCCTGCTGGTTTACAGAGCAACAGTAATCCATTAGGAAAATAATCAACAGCTGTGTGTCTCTGCTTTGAATGCTGCTATATTTGTCTCCTTATTCAGAGAACATCCCTGAGAAGTGGACCCCTGAAGTGAAACACTTCTGCCCTAATGTTCCGATTATACTGGTGGGAAACAAAAAGGATCTGCGTAATGATGAGCACACTCGGAGGGAACTTGCCAAAATGAAGCAGGTAAAACTTAACGCCCTgggcaagaaaacaaacaaactttgtcAGTGAAAGATTTTTTCCTAACATTGCTTCTTGacctttatatttattttaggaACCCGTTAAACCTGAAGATGGGCGGGACATGGCTAACAGGATTGGTGCCTTTGGATACATGGAGTGCTCTGCAAAAACAAAGGATGGTGTGAGGGAAGTATTCGAGATGGCTACCAGGGCTGCACTACAGGCCAGGCGGGGAAAGAAGAGTAATAAATGCGTCCTACTGTAAAAGGAGGCATGAGGACTGCTTCCTGGAGGGGGAAAGAAGGAG is a window from the Pelmatolapia mariae isolate MD_Pm_ZW linkage group LG5, Pm_UMD_F_2, whole genome shotgun sequence genome containing:
- the LOC134627724 gene encoding rho-related GTP-binding protein RhoA-B; its protein translation is MAAIRKKLVIVGDGACGKTCLLIVFSKDQFPEVYVPTVFENYVADIEVDSKQVELALWDTAGQEDYDRLRPLSYPDTDVILMCFSIDSPDSLENIPEKWTPEVKHFCPNVPIILVGNKKDLRNDEHTRRELAKMKQEPVKPEDGRDMANRIGAFGYMECSAKTKDGVREVFEMATRAALQARRGKKSNKCVLL